A section of the Oncorhynchus gorbuscha isolate QuinsamMale2020 ecotype Even-year linkage group LG06, OgorEven_v1.0, whole genome shotgun sequence genome encodes:
- the LOC124037986 gene encoding discs large homolog 1-like protein isoform X3: MMNSRISSGSGSLRPSQKRTLYVRALFDYNRAKDSGLPSQGLNFHFGDILHVVNASDDEWWQARHVTHEEEVDEVGVIPSRRRVDRARLKTVKFNARSQDKGVPDNKALSGQEEYVLSYEPVTQQEVNYTRPVIILGPMKDRINDDLISEFPDKFGSCVPHTTRLKRDYEVDARDYHFVVSREQMEKDIQDHKFIEAGQYNNHLYGTSVQSVREVAEKGKHCILDVSGNAIKRLQSTMLYPIAIFVKPKSVENILGINKRLTEDQGRKTFDRAIKLEQEFTEHFTAIVQGDSLEEIYNTVKIIIEEQSGPFIWVPAKEKL; the protein is encoded by the exons ATGATGAACAGTAGAATCAGCTCAGGCTCTGGCTCTCTACGGCCCAGCCAGAAAAGAACGCTCTACGTCAG GGCCCTGTTTGACTATAACAGGGCAAAGGACTCTGGGCTGCCCAGCCAGGGGCTTAACTTCCACTTTGGAGACATCCTTCACGTGGTGAACGCCTCTGATGACGAGTGGTGGCAGGCGAGGCACGTGACCCACGAAGAAGAGGTAGATGAGGTCGGAGTCATCCCCagcaggaggag GGTAGACAGAGCGCGGTTAAAGACTGTCAAATTCAATGCCAGGTCTCAAGACAAAGGG GTCCCTgacaacaaagcactga GTGGCCAGGAGGAGTACGTCCTGTCCTACGAGCCGGTCACACAGCAGGAAG TGAACTACACACGACCCGTCATCATCCTGGGGCCAATGAAGGACCGTATCAACGATGACCTCATCTCAGAGTTCCCTGACAAATTTGGATCCTGTGTCCCAC ACACGACCAGACTAAAACGGGATTACGAGGTGGATGCCAGAGACTACCATTTTGTGGTGTCCAGGGAGCAGATGGAGAAAGACATCCAGGACCACAAGTTCATCGAGGCAGGCCAGTACAACAACCACCTGTATGGAACGAGCGTCCAGTCTGTAAGGGAGGTCGCTGAGAAG GGGAAGCATTGCATCCTGGATGTTTCAGGCAACGCCATCAAACGACTACAGTCGACCATGCTCTACCCCATCGCTATTTTCGTCAAGCCCAAGTCTGTGGAGAATATCCT aGGGATAAATAAGAGGCTAACAGAGGACCAGGGGAGGAAGACGTTTGACAGAGCCATAAAACTGGAGCAGGAGTTCACTGAGCACTTCACTG CTATAGTCCAGGGGGACTCTCTGGAGGAGATCTACAACACGGTGAAAATCATCATCGAGGAGCAGTCAGGACCCTTCATCTGGGTGCCTGCCAAGGAGAAGTTGTGA